The sequence below is a genomic window from Colias croceus chromosome 11, ilColCroc2.1.
TATGAATTGTCAGCTGAAAGTTTGCTATTCTAGAGTTGTATAATCATAACcatatttgcacgctcaactatgagcgtgcaaatacgagcagataaagataatttgaatctgttatttagaatataattttcactCGGAACATGTCTTTTTTAGTCAGCTAGTCCCTTGTTAATTGGTTTTAGTCAGTCATCTCTAGTGGCATGTGATTTGTTGTCAGTAATGACCCAATAAtcgttaataatatgtactttttGTCTGTAACGACTCACAACTTTTTTGTCGCTAATAATGCTTTGTTGTAAATATCAATGTCATTACAAATCCGCACAATATGTTTATTGTAATTAGTCGCAAATTCTCAATAATATTCATCAACATCTTCTTTGTGTGAAATattcttaattaatatattatttatttcagaatgGCAACGGAGCTAGCCCATCTGAACCCACACTGGAGCGATGAAAAGATTTATCAAGAAACTCGCAAAATCGTTGGCGCTATGATACAGCATATTACTTACAGGGAGTTCCTGCCTATAgtactaggtatataattgtttatacgATTGTTATTGGATTTTTTAtatcagagcaagcaaagatgggccacctgatgttaagtggttCCACTGTCCATAAACACTAAAAACTGGTGGTGTTACAAGGTGCTTTGCCGCTCTTTTAAGGACAAagttaaagtaaattaaaatttttaaggcattttcattttgaaaaatattattttgtctgCTGCCTAGAAATTTCGTTAGTCACCTTACTCACtatacattttcattttttaagctattgcacagcttctatcgcgggccttgagcgcggggaccgaatcgagaaattccgtaacgaaaaaacctcacgctccccactccgacgggcacggaggtgtggcttgaaggcatgctgtgcaatagctttaccgcggcagtccccgcgtgccacacgtcttttttcaataattattctgTTGTTTCTCCAGGTTCAGAAGTGATGCAGCTATTCGAGCTAGAGCCAGCTCGTACAGGCTACTGGCACGGCTACAGCCCCCGCACGAGCTCCGCACCAGCCAGCGCCTTCGCATCTGCAGCCTTCCGCTTCGGGCACAGCCTCGTGCAGCGCTCGCTCGTGCGGTACGACCGGACCCACCGACCTGTGCCTAACAGTGAGTCTAActagtcctactaatattataaactagctttccacccccgcgtcaaagaaaaacccgtataataatttattcatttattcaagtaACTAGGACTCAATTTGTTAGTAAcaattaataacttaaaaattatgttagtaAGCAGCAGTGGTTTACATACCAGCAGTCGAGCCGACTCGCTATACAGCGCATGATTACATTGGGGCTGTCCCGCACACGGCGCACCAGGGATGTGCATCTCTTTCGCATTGTAGCGTAAAAACAATCTATACGAGCTTCTGCAAACATCCCTGATGCGCTGCAATAACGGGGCAGCCCCATTAACACCCGGAACGCGTTATTATATTGAACACGGAGCGAGCTGTAAGAATGTCGAGTATGACTTGCCCATAGGCTGCACGTGTAGAAAGATGTACAATACGCAcgaaatagggtttttttaACTTCAATAGAACAACGTGCAAACCTACATAGTTTAGtagtatagttcccgttcccgtgggatttccctcaggccccggaatcacagacacaatagaaaatctatatagaaaatctattgtgtcgtgcaCCGATCgagccgctcggggctcaatgggtttcatagaaaaacccgttcccgtgggaatcctatcctatgtgttaatccaagttaccctctatcctccgcgggcggaaagctagtatagcATAAtctagagtgaacaggtacctagAGAAGCGCGCTCCGTCTTAGggcacatctcagcttaccgTGCGAGATCGTGGCCAAgcaaataacaataacaatttcCCCATACAACAAAAAAAGGAATGTGATTTCAAATAGTGTCCTTATTTGACTGATTGATTGAAGGATTTGTCTtgaaaaaacatacatacaatcgCTAGCGAACCAGCCAGAGCTATCCGATCGATTATCTCTGCTTGGataggaataataattttcaaaataaaaatacaataataattctacTAGGGTGATcaactagtattatataaacatcAAGAATAATACTTGCTTACAATGTCATATTGAAAATTAGCAGTAACTAACAAAGCAATCATCCCATTCCAGATGTAACTCTCCACAACGAGCCCACAAACCCGTCAAACATCTGGAGTATGGGCGCTGTAGACCGGCTTCTTCTAGGAATGATCAACCAACCGATACAGAAACGGGATGAATTCATCACTGAAGAGCTCACAAACCACCTCTTCCAAACTCCCCACTTTGACTTCGGTATGGACTTGGCCGCTATTAATATACAAAGAGGACGCGATCATGGCGTCCCTCCTTATACCACCTGGAGGGAACCTTGTGGCCTCAGTACTATAGATGGATTCGAAGATCTATTACGAGTAATGCCAGCCAGGGTTGTCAGGAAATTAAAAGCTCTGTACAAGTAAGTTTAtcatgtttaaataataaaatagggacagagtgcatattttaataatgtttaacaTTTCAGACACGTCGATGACATAGATCTCTTCACTGGCGGGATGGCAGAACGACCCGTTATTGGTGGTTTAGTTGGACCGACTTTCGCTTGTATTATTGCACAGCAATTCTCTAATTTGCGTAAAGGAGATAGATTCTGGTACGCCATTTTTGAAGAAATTGACTTTGTTATCTGATTAGTCAGTTATATTACATGGGTTCTAATTTTTAGGTACGAAAATGGAGGATTCGACTCATCATTCACACCAGCACAATTACAACAAATTAGACGAATCTCGTTAGCTCAAATCCTTTGCCGCACGCTTGACACGGTAGACAGCGTTCAACCCTTTGTTTTCCTTTCCCCTGACAATCCTGACAATGGAAGAATATCCTGCAATAACGGTCTACTAAACAACTTTGACCTTTCTCCTTGGATAGAAATAAACTCCAGCTCAAATAATGAAGTTAAGAAATCTGAAGAAACACCCACAAAAACcaagaaaataaaaccaacAACAACGACAGAAAAACCTACGACCACAACTAAAAGACTCAAACCAAGCCATAGTAATTTAGTGCCTAAAAAGCCAAATGCTGTCTTGACTGAAGAAAAGATTGCAAAGCTTAATTCCAAAATGAATTTGACTGATGACTTAGAAAACGTAACTGAATCTAATTCAAACTTAAACTTATTGGTCATTGACGATAAACTTgactttaaaaacaaaagtaaaCGACTAGATGACGGAGACATACAGACTCGACGCAACCCGATAAAACAATACGGTGACTACGATGACGTACATAGCGCACAGTCGGTGGTTGTAAATAACTTACCGCATGCAAGACCACATAACCGACCGTACCTATCTGTGACTGAAAACATTGACAAATATACTTACCTTATTAACTATGTACCAAGACCGACTCAATCTTGGCGACAGACGACTAGACGCAATTATGACAGGGATGTAGTTAAAGTGACATATCAGAATTACGAAGACACATATAGACGACCTAACAGACCATACTACAACAGAGATGACTTAGATAATGACTTTGAATCAAGAAGTGACGAACCTAGAAAACCTGAAATACACTCCTCAGCTAGATCCAACGATGACGTACTTACGACCAGACTGACAGAACGACCATATGATAAAGTGACTGACAAAACTACTAACGTTGACGCAACGACTGAAAACTTATACAAACTACTGACTTTTGGATACTTAGGTTCTTATAAAGGTGACTTGACTGACAGAATAACGAGAAAAGACTCAAAAGACGACAACATAAGCAAGGACTTTTCGACTGACGCAAAAAAAGAAAGCGCTGACACAAACAATGGAAAACTATCGACGTTTTTCCTTTACGAGACTGTGACTAGACCTTTTAACTCCCAACGACTGACTAAAGACGAAGTGACTAcgaatacaaaaacaaaatacttttacgttaacaatgttttaaagaaataccCAGATGACGAACCCAAACATGATGACGCACAGAATACTGACAATCTTCGCAAAAAAGAGGACATAGAAGAGCGATCCGTTCCAGACAAAATGGCAGCTTTAGAAGAGCCAAAGTCTGAAAAACCACGACTTAGGGGTAAAAAACCTGGAAACTCTGCGAAGACACCGTCCGTCACTTTTCAAATAATTCCTAGCGAAAACAGGTAAATTTTTCACCATTTTCTTAATGTACAATCTTACGACCTCGTAATTTATTGCAATCTTCAATTGTGTAATTATTGCAAAGTGACGAAAAACTATTTGCATGTTGATAAGTTATTGTTATCTTGAACAATGAAGTCacacatttatgtatattgtatagcaTTATTGGAAGGCTTCCTTATATcaattcaatattcaatagAATTATCACATATTCATTATTGAATTTTAGATTTATAACTTGCTATAGTTGAAGTACATGTCTGTTTGTAATGTTTATAGAGGAGCATTTCAAAGATTGCAATTAATCCTATAAAACAacattctttaattatttcctaTGAAAGTACCCATCGGAATTTGCcgtaattttttgttgtttattcaatatctctcatattttttcttaattatttatttttttctagccCTTCTCGATGGGCAGTTTACGACGAGAAAGAAGACCTCACAGACACGCCGCCTCCAACCATGCCCTCTATCAAGATAGACCCCCACGCGCTCAGAGAACTGCCTAGACCCATACACTTTACATCAAAACGACGCTTTGGaggaaaataatatcatacattttaaaataattcaattaatagACTAAGTACTGAGGATTCTATTGTGGATGTGAAATTTATAGGAAAATTATTGTGTAAATTGTGACGAATGTTGatgttattttgttatgtCGACTCTAAAATTAACTGACTACTTGCGATATGACTTATGACTGACTTAAAGTAATGACTGGCAACTGATCTGCTGTGACTATATTGACTAAATTATTTGACTAAATAAAGTGTCTTGACTGTGTTG
It includes:
- the LOC123695298 gene encoding uncharacterized protein LOC123695298: MELLRRIIITVVIVNFINAGFAQNSAPVENTTHNCPFTRFIEDIFKIHNKTSPNTNANDETTKLFLDVIDNLENNDSNKQIQEELVNSIIESIKRIKENVSKDMDDAKLNEAIMLNETDRNYHFDNVTRTVSGLQILNQVRSGIEERIDSQITEKVNNSLNNDVHNETNKVSGSQYVEILTIEPNNTNVANASNNNILEVLKHIMPLFNSSSNKQLHSITIIERNENKNHSFSETKNTSTVVVKYCDKDNLTQTTEDVEKVKNLNATVDDDDDYYYLQNDDYDLVTEATNTNVSSEGFKDILEAAEYGLQKSNELYDVLEPKLYSMGLWLDDKSPARYVAAFNAPSEDLAKFSRYGYASVLAAEKLKELSGDALESRTEEGKFPKASALRESPLLDQCPLRAPPKCPPASKRYRTHDGTCNNLNHLRWGSTMTPVQRFLSPVYSDGIQAPRRSIFGSLLPSAREISASIHEDQNVENPGITHLLMQWGQFLDHDIVSSSQSRGFNGSVPRCCKDGGRDFIPKEFLHPECMPIAVPLSDPFYGPRGVRCLDFIRSSPAPLEDCRIGWREQINQVSAYIDGSPLYASSARQSDKLRLFRNGMLQYGRVQQRRPLLPPQQEDALCRGGALSPSCFRSGDARVNEQPGLVAAHIVWLRTHNRMATELAHLNPHWSDEKIYQETRKIVGAMIQHITYREFLPIVLGSEVMQLFELEPARTGYWHGYSPRTSSAPASAFASAAFRFGHSLVQRSLVRYDRTHRPVPNNVTLHNEPTNPSNIWSMGAVDRLLLGMINQPIQKRDEFITEELTNHLFQTPHFDFGMDLAAINIQRGRDHGVPPYTTWREPCGLSTIDGFEDLLRVMPARVVRKLKALYKHVDDIDLFTGGMAERPVIGGLVGPTFACIIAQQFSNLRKGDRFWYENGGFDSSFTPAQLQQIRRISLAQILCRTLDTVDSVQPFVFLSPDNPDNGRISCNNGLLNNFDLSPWIEINSSSNNEVKKSEETPTKTKKIKPTTTTEKPTTTTKRLKPSHSNLVPKKPNAVLTEEKIAKLNSKMNLTDDLENVTESNSNLNLLVIDDKLDFKNKSKRLDDGDIQTRRNPIKQYGDYDDVHSAQSVVVNNLPHARPHNRPYLSVTENIDKYTYLINYVPRPTQSWRQTTRRNYDRDVVKVTYQNYEDTYRRPNRPYYNRDDLDNDFESRSDEPRKPEIHSSARSNDDVLTTRLTERPYDKVTDKTTNVDATTENLYKLLTFGYLGSYKGDLTDRITRKDSKDDNISKDFSTDAKKESADTNNGKLSTFFLYETVTRPFNSQRLTKDEVTTNTKTKYFYVNNVLKKYPDDEPKHDDAQNTDNLRKKEDIEERSVPDKMAALEEPKSEKPRLRGKKPGNSAKTPSVTFQIIPSENSPSRWAVYDEKEDLTDTPPPTMPSIKIDPHALRELPRPIHFTSKRRFGGK